CCGTAAACATACAACCATTCATATCGATGTTGTACTATTGCTTCTGGTCGATGACCAACTTTTGACCAAACCTTTTTTAGTATTGGTTTTAATCCTACTCTATGCTCGTCGAAAAACCACAGTTCTACCGCCACATCTGGATTTTCTTGCTCGAGTTTGTTAAGTTTCAATGGCAAGTTATTTTTGAACATCTCTTGCTCTAATTTATTGGCTTTTTTATGTGTTGGTCTTGGACTCTGCCAAGAGTAACGCGACGCGAAGCTAGTCCTTTAGGGCATATCCTTTAGGGCACTTTTTTAAGTAGTCCCATTCTCTCTGATTCCAGACTTTTTCTCTGCCCGTTTCTTTTTCAATCCAGCGAGCTACCTTAGTTCCTGTCCAAATTCCTCCGTCTGGTGACTCTTTAGCGATCGCTCTTGTTAGTTTTTCTAATTGTGGTTGTGATAGTAACCTTTTTTTTCCTCGAACGTGATTGCTGGTTTGATTTTTGCGATTTGTGACCCCTTCTTCTCCATGGAGATTGTACTGCCTGAGAATCTTTTGAGCATAAGGATAAGAACACCCCACAGCGATGGCACTATTTTTAATCGTCCAGCCCTGAGATACTTTCCACAGTAGATGCCATCTTCTGGTTTCTACAGAGTCTTTACTTTTAAGATATTTTTCTTTAAGTTCACCCGAACTTAAATGATTGGCTAAATAAGCTGTTTTTGGCATTCAATTTTTTCTCTTCTCCAGCTTCATTTTATACATACTTTGGTAATCGGATTTAGTATAACTTCGTGTCCTAAAGGACGACGCGGAGCTAGTGCTTTAGCATACCGCTCCGCGACACGAAGTTAGTCCTTTAGGGCATATCGCGGAGCATAGCCGTCCTAAAGGACGACGCGATTGCGTTAGCAAGTCGTTAGACTCAGCTAGTGCCGTGGCACTTGTCCTCGAATGGGGATACCGCTTCGCATATAGGCATCGCTTTTCAATAGATGTTTTTACTTTTCAGCGCGTTACCCTTTTTTAAAATCTAATTCACATTAGACGTAAGCTATAAAAAAAATATACATACTTGACAGAAATAAAAGGTTCGTAACTGGAAAGATTTGGATTTTCTACGCCCTCATGAAGATGAGATTTACCATCATATTGAACCTTTTGCGTAAGTTCTAATTCTAAATAAAAACTTTACAATATCTAATATTAGTTTGTGAAGTAACAAATGCTACTAAAATAGAATTTAGTAATTGATAAATAAATTTTTACTGAACCAGATTAGAATTATGGCTCAAACCTTTATAGTTAATTCAGGAACTACTAGCGTTTCTCTGGACTTACCCTTATTAGAATT
This genomic window from Coleofasciculaceae cyanobacterium contains:
- a CDS encoding helix-turn-helix domain-containing protein; translated protein: MPKTAYLANHLSSGELKEKYLKSKDSVETRRWHLLWKVSQGWTIKNSAIAVGCSYPYAQKILRQYNLHGEEGVTNRKNQTSNHVRGKKRLLSQPQLEKLTRAIAKESPDGGIWTGTKVARWIEKETGREKVWNQREWDYLKKCPKGYALKD